One genomic segment of Pseudoalteromonas sp. GCY includes these proteins:
- a CDS encoding DUF6419 family natural product biosynthesis protein: protein MQQSIFYLVTILAFAAMLSAFHLFPEAVLFNVFSSLFAALLGYRAYTRWALLLCCINVLAMTFCPLLDSGGWLSLKGAVVFVCCVMFFAIAFGCNKAVTQNKRFYY from the coding sequence ATGCAGCAAAGTATTTTTTATCTAGTGACTATTTTGGCCTTTGCCGCCATGTTGTCGGCCTTTCACCTCTTTCCTGAAGCGGTGCTTTTTAATGTTTTTAGCAGTTTGTTTGCTGCATTACTTGGCTACCGTGCTTATACTCGTTGGGCCTTATTACTGTGCTGTATTAATGTGTTGGCCATGACGTTTTGCCCTTTACTTGATTCAGGTGGCTGGTTAAGTCTAAAAGGTGCTGTGGTTTTTGTATGCTGCGTGATGTTTTTTGCAATTGCCTTTGGTTGCAATAAAGCGGTGACACAAAATAAAAGGTTTTATTATTAG
- a CDS encoding 4-phosphoerythronate dehydrogenase, with the protein MRILADQNMPLVESFFCEIGEVTRFDGRNLQPDELKNVDILLTRSVTRVNEALLAHADKLKFVGTATIGIDHIDTSLLASANISFSSAPGCNAIAVAEYVISALLAYAQETSTPLQDKTIAIIGVGNIGACLASKLKGLGLTILLCDPVRQQAGTLDSHIALDEALARADIVTFHVPLVKQGPHKTVHLLDASRIAALKPGTVIVNASRGDVIDNQALLHAVEGGQALELILDVWENEPNILQPLLQYTRFASVHIAGHTLEGKARGTQMLYEAVCREFDLPASKTISDFLPKPSVTGCQLQSTANEQDIVNLAHLVYDIRRDDGIMRKQLNTLGFDTLRKAYPVRREFSTIAVNNDSPISEKLYQLGFSEHKS; encoded by the coding sequence ATGCGAATATTAGCCGATCAAAATATGCCCTTAGTTGAGTCATTCTTCTGCGAAATTGGGGAGGTAACTCGGTTTGATGGCCGTAACCTTCAACCTGACGAGCTAAAAAATGTCGATATTCTGTTGACTCGCTCAGTTACTAGGGTCAATGAGGCCCTGTTAGCGCATGCTGATAAACTGAAATTTGTGGGGACTGCGACAATAGGAATTGATCATATTGATACCTCATTGTTGGCGAGCGCCAATATCTCGTTCAGCAGCGCACCAGGCTGTAATGCGATAGCCGTTGCCGAGTACGTGATAAGCGCTCTACTTGCATACGCACAAGAAACCTCCACGCCACTTCAAGATAAAACGATTGCCATTATTGGTGTTGGTAATATTGGCGCGTGTTTGGCGTCAAAGCTTAAAGGGCTTGGTCTTACGATATTATTGTGTGATCCAGTAAGGCAGCAAGCAGGTACATTGGATTCACACATAGCCTTAGATGAAGCATTGGCTCGCGCGGATATCGTGACATTTCACGTTCCATTAGTTAAGCAGGGCCCGCATAAAACGGTTCATCTACTTGATGCATCGCGGATAGCGGCATTAAAGCCGGGTACGGTGATAGTCAATGCAAGCCGTGGAGATGTTATCGATAATCAAGCACTTTTGCACGCGGTAGAGGGGGGGCAAGCGCTTGAGCTGATCTTAGACGTTTGGGAAAATGAGCCGAATATTTTACAGCCATTATTGCAATATACTCGTTTTGCCTCTGTACATATTGCCGGCCATACGCTAGAAGGCAAGGCACGAGGCACGCAAATGTTATACGAAGCCGTATGCCGAGAATTCGATTTACCAGCTAGCAAAACGATTAGTGATTTTCTCCCTAAACCAAGTGTCACTGGCTGCCAGTTGCAAAGTACTGCCAACGAGCAGGATATTGTCAATTTAGCGCATCTTGTTTATGACATTCGTCGTGATGATGGCATCATGAGAAAACAGCTAAACACATTGGGCTTTGATACCTTGCGTAAAGCATATCCCGTGCGTCGAGAATTTAGTACAATTGCAGTCAATAATGACTCACCAATCAGTGAAAAGCTTTACCAACTTGGCTTTTCTGAGCACAAGAGTTA
- the fadE gene encoding acyl-CoA dehydrogenase FadE, with amino-acid sequence MTLIFVLALLALLSAASYHRASWNTALGIAAVTMLVGTFAGAFGIISWLIFLAIVIPLSVTNLRQQYIVAPAFKAFKKVTPTMSETEKSAIDAGTTWWEADLFCGNPNWDKLHQFPKPRLSVEEQAFLDGPVEEVCAMLNDWEATHELTDLPQDVWQYLKDNKFFAMIIKKQYGGLEFSAYAQSCVLQKLTSKSTLLSSIVGVPNSLGPGELLQHYGTDEQKEHYLPRLAVGDEIPCFALTSPEAGSDASSIPDFGVVCKGEWEGEEVLGISLTWNKRYITLAPVATVLGLAFKMRDPDGLLGDKEELGITCALIPTNTPGVKIGRRHFPLNVPFQNGPTQGENVFVPLDFIIGGAKMAGQGWRMLVECLSVGRVITLPSNSAGGIKSLAVASGAYSRIRRQFKLPIGKMEGIEEALAKLGGYAYSSDAAVTMSTGAVDLGEKPSVVSAILKYHLTEQMRASTIHAMDIHGGKGICLGPNNYVGRGYQGAPIAITVEGANILTRNMIIYGQGAIRCHPFVLAELEACSIKDKQEALDSFDKSLMGHIGFTMSNLVRTKWLALTGARFTKVPFNDETAVYYRNAARYSASLALMSDICMAVFGGSLKRKERISARLGDLLSYLYLVSATLKRYNDEGRRKEDLPFVQWSCQEHLYLCQRALADLINNMPSAALRGLLKVVLFPFGRPVRKPTDKMEHKLAQLLQVPSETRDRLATHIYLKDEPLCLLGKQEQTLKDILAVEPLFEKVCRGTGKKLPFMQLDKVAAMGLEAGVLSEDEAAKLTAVEAKRLAVINVDDFDPEELLAGKARTKESSKADAA; translated from the coding sequence ATGACACTTATATTTGTTCTCGCGTTGTTAGCCTTGCTCAGTGCAGCAAGCTATCATCGCGCAAGCTGGAATACCGCTCTAGGTATTGCAGCAGTTACAATGCTAGTTGGCACCTTTGCTGGTGCATTTGGCATTATCTCTTGGTTAATTTTCTTAGCGATTGTTATTCCACTTTCAGTAACGAACCTGCGTCAGCAGTACATCGTGGCTCCAGCATTTAAAGCGTTCAAAAAAGTTACGCCGACAATGTCAGAAACCGAGAAGTCAGCGATTGATGCTGGTACTACTTGGTGGGAAGCCGATCTATTTTGTGGTAACCCAAACTGGGATAAACTTCATCAGTTTCCAAAGCCGCGTTTGAGCGTTGAAGAGCAAGCGTTTTTGGATGGTCCGGTGGAAGAAGTGTGTGCCATGCTTAACGATTGGGAAGCAACACACGAACTGACTGACTTACCGCAAGACGTGTGGCAATACTTAAAAGACAACAAGTTCTTTGCGATGATCATCAAAAAGCAATACGGTGGTCTTGAGTTTTCAGCTTACGCGCAATCTTGTGTACTACAAAAGCTTACCAGTAAATCAACTTTACTATCTTCTATCGTGGGCGTACCTAACTCGTTAGGCCCAGGCGAACTACTTCAGCACTACGGTACTGACGAGCAAAAAGAACACTACTTACCTCGCCTAGCAGTGGGTGATGAAATCCCTTGTTTTGCATTAACGTCACCTGAAGCGGGCTCTGATGCTTCATCTATCCCTGACTTTGGTGTGGTATGTAAAGGTGAATGGGAAGGTGAAGAAGTATTAGGTATTAGCCTAACCTGGAACAAACGCTATATTACTTTAGCACCTGTTGCAACTGTACTTGGTCTGGCGTTTAAGATGCGCGACCCGGACGGTCTATTAGGTGATAAAGAAGAGCTAGGTATTACTTGTGCGCTTATTCCTACAAACACGCCCGGCGTAAAAATTGGCCGCCGTCACTTCCCACTGAATGTGCCGTTCCAAAATGGTCCTACACAAGGCGAAAATGTGTTTGTACCACTCGACTTCATTATCGGTGGCGCAAAAATGGCAGGACAAGGCTGGCGCATGCTAGTTGAGTGTTTGTCGGTTGGTCGTGTTATTACGCTACCTTCAAACTCTGCCGGTGGTATTAAATCCCTTGCGGTTGCAAGTGGCGCATACAGTCGCATTCGTCGCCAGTTCAAACTTCCTATCGGTAAGATGGAAGGGATTGAAGAGGCACTAGCGAAACTTGGTGGCTACGCGTATAGCTCTGATGCTGCGGTTACTATGTCAACTGGCGCGGTAGATTTGGGTGAAAAACCTTCGGTTGTTTCTGCAATTTTGAAGTACCACTTAACCGAACAAATGCGTGCTTCAACCATCCATGCCATGGATATTCATGGTGGTAAAGGGATTTGCCTAGGTCCAAACAACTACGTTGGCCGTGGTTACCAAGGTGCACCAATTGCAATTACGGTAGAAGGTGCAAACATCCTAACCCGCAACATGATCATCTATGGTCAAGGCGCTATTCGTTGTCATCCATTTGTACTAGCTGAACTTGAGGCTTGTTCTATCAAAGATAAACAAGAAGCGCTTGATAGCTTCGATAAATCCTTGATGGGTCACATCGGTTTCACTATGTCAAACTTGGTAAGAACTAAGTGGCTCGCGCTAACCGGTGCACGTTTCACCAAAGTACCATTTAACGATGAAACTGCGGTTTATTATCGTAATGCCGCTCGTTACAGTGCATCATTGGCATTAATGTCTGATATTTGTATGGCTGTATTTGGTGGCTCACTTAAGCGTAAAGAGCGTATTTCTGCACGTTTGGGCGACTTATTAAGCTACCTTTATCTGGTTTCTGCAACGCTTAAACGCTATAACGATGAAGGTCGTCGTAAAGAAGACTTACCGTTTGTGCAATGGTCTTGTCAGGAGCACTTGTACCTTTGTCAACGCGCCCTTGCTGACTTAATCAACAACATGCCTTCTGCTGCATTACGCGGCTTGTTGAAAGTGGTACTGTTCCCATTTGGTCGTCCGGTTCGTAAACCAACCGACAAAATGGAGCACAAACTTGCTCAGTTACTTCAAGTACCTAGCGAAACGCGTGACCGCCTTGCAACACACATCTACTTAAAAGATGAGCCACTGTGCTTGCTTGGTAAGCAAGAGCAGACACTAAAAGACATTCTTGCAGTAGAGCCGTTATTTGAAAAGGTATGCCGTGGTACTGGTAAAAAGTTACCGTTTATGCAACTTGATAAAGTGGCAGCAATGGGGCTTGAAGCAGGTGTACTGAGCGAAGACGAAGCAGCTAAATTGACTGCCGTTGAAGCGAAACGTCTTGCCGTTATCAACGTTGATGACTTTGACCCTGAAGAGTTACTTGCTGGTAAAGCAAGAACTAAGGAATCAAGTAAAGCAGACGCAGCATAA